The Pirellulales bacterium sequence CGCCAGCCGTAGAAGCACCATTCGTGATTGCCCATGAAATCTTTGCGAGTCAGCACGGGATGCTCTTTGACCCAGATGATGGCCTGGGAGAAATAAAGGCCCGTCGCCTTGAGCACAGGGGGATAGTTCGCGCAGTTCGCGTAGCCGCCCCAGATGTAGAAACCACGGCCGGGCGCTAAGACACGTGCCATGTTGCCAAACCAGTCTGCCAGCAACTGATCGAACGCCTCGTCCGTCACGAAGTCGTTGGCGAGGGGACGATCCTTGGGGCGTAGCTTCCTGCTAGTCGGCTTGGCCTTCCCAGGATGTCGAGCGACGTCCAGCGATTGATGATGCTTTGGGCCGGCGAACGACGACAGCCCTGCGGCAATCGCATTGTTGGAGCGTGGTTCAACTTTGACGTTGTACGGCGGATCCGTATTCACCAGGTGGATGATTGCGCCCCCAAGCAGCCGGTCGACGTCCTCTGGCTTACTCGAGTCGGCGCACAGTAATCGATGATTGCCGAGGATCCACAAGTCCCCCGGGTGTGTAGTCGCCTCATCGGGAGGTGCTGGAATGTCATCGGGATCACAGAGGCCTTCCACCAAATCGGGATTGAGCAGCTTCGCCAACTCATCTTGCTCGAATCCCAGCAGTCCGAGATCGAAATTCAACGCCTGCAGTTCGGCCAACTCAATTGGCAACAGCTCCGGATCCCATTCGGCCAAGCTGGCCGACTGATTGTCGGCGATGCGGTATGCCTTAATCTGCTCCGCCGAGAGATCTGTGGCCACATGGACCGGTACCTCGTCGAGGCTAAGCCGCTGCGATGCCTTCCACCGGGTATGACCACAGATGATGACGCCTTCACTATCTACCACAATCGGCTGGCGAAAGCCGAACGCACGGATCGATGCTGCGACGGCATCAACCGCGTCGTCATTGAGGCGGGGATTGCTCGGATAGGGCTTGATATCGGTTAACTTGCGCAGCTCGATCTTCATATTTCAGTAACTCCATTTAGATTCGGGCACCAAAAAGCGAACAGTGCTCAACTGCATATAGCGGAACGTTGCGGTACGTTTGCCCTAGGGATTAAATAACCCGCGTGCAATTGCGCATGACCAGATGCGCTCGCACAAGCGCGGATATGCTCAAAAGGTTCCGCAACGTCTCGCAGGATGACATATCTGTCCAATTTCGTTGTGGTTAAGGTGCGGAACGTTGAGGTCGGGCGACGTTCCTTAAACGTTCCGCGCACCAGGCAAACGTTCCGCAATCTCGGTGACGTAGACCGCGTAGGTCGCGCCGTTCCGGTCGTCATCCTTGTTGAACGTTGCCTCGCGGTCATCACACAGAGGAAAACGTTCCGCAACGTACCGTCCGGCCAGAATACCCATTCGGGTTGCTTTGGAGCGAGATGTGCCTGCTCCCAACTGCTCGCAAAGTAATCCGTGCTTGATCGCGAGATCGGCTAGCTCGGCTGCAGTCCATTTGCCTTGGAGATGCTGGGCCAGAACCGATACGAGTTCTGCGAAGTCGCGTTGCGTATCGTCGAGCTCTCTGGCGGACTCCGCGACATTGCTCAGAAAGTCGGGCTCGCCGTTGAATAGCAAAATCCCCCCGACCGTGTCGCCCCAGCCTCGTTTGTTGAACCGTGAGGCGGTTTTTGCCATCGGCATTCCAGCGGCCTTCCACCGCTCGACCATCCCGATCAACTCACCCAAGATTTGGACGCGATGCTCTATGACGAATGTTTCTGGGTCGACGATAACGAACTTGCGATGCGTCGGGTTACCCTCGTGGTGGAGATTGATCGTGACGCTGCGTTTGATTAAGTCGAGACTGACGTCAGGGATATTCGCGGTGATACAAAAACTGTGCGAGTTTTCGGCGCGGATCGAGGCAGACTGGCCCAGAAGTCGAAACGATAGGATTGGGTCCGTGATCGATCGCTCGAGACAGGCTGATTCGATGCGTGGATTTCGGCCTCGGCTTTTCGCATTGTCGATAATGATCGTGGTGATGCCCCGACGCACAATCGCACCGAGCCGTTTCTCGAACTCCTCGTCGTTAGGATTGTACGAAGCGGTTTCCGTCGAGTGACCGTCGCGAAGGATAGCAATGATCTGAGCGAGAATCGATTTCCCGAGCTCCGGTTGGTTGCCATTGAAAAGCGCAGCGGGCTTCGATCCGATGAATCTTGGAACCAGCAGTGGTGTGAGCAACAGCCCGAGATAATTAGTGCGATCGCCCGGAGACTTAAAGCAGAAATCACTGAGCAACGCGTCGAGCTGCTTGGTGTCGTCTCTGGGTTCGACTGTAGGTCCTGCGTAATAGATGCCCGATTGCGAGTCGTATCCCGGGGTGACCAACCGCCAATCCTGGCTGAAAACCGGATTGCGAGTGAACAGCGTGATAACCGGCAGGCGACCGCGCTCGACATGGTGATGGAGCCACGTATTTGCATACGCCGCTGGGAGTGGCCTGTATTCCCCGGTGTCACCATCAATGAAATAAAACTCGACATGTTGGTTGAGGAGTCCCGCCAGTTCAGCTGGCGCGAGCAACGGTAAGATCCGCTCACCATTGATTGCAACCAACTGGTCGGCTCGGCTGAAGCAGTTGCCGGCTGCTAACAGCTTGTCGGTCACTTGGCGGAGCGATTCCGCGACTGGCATCGTCGCGGGGTCGATCACAATGGTCGGGCGTCGATTGACGGCGTCGTCACCCTCGTCAACTACAGTGTTACTCGTTTCACCGACCGCCGGAATCTCGTTCGGATTTGCGCGCCTTTGCAACTTCTCGAGCATCGCGGCGCGAACGTCAAATTCCGCCTTGGCCCAAGTGAGATCGAAGTAGCGCTGGCCCTGCTCGGCGAACTTGCCGACTTGAGCGACTTCCGACCATACTTCCTCCTTCGCGATGCCGTTATTAATCGCATAACAGCAGACGGCGAAGTCGGCCTCGGATCGGGTGCCAGCTTCGGCGATGGCGCAAGCGGCGATTAACTCCGCAAGCTTGTCGGCTTTTGATGCGGCGATCCTTTTAGACTTAGGGAGCGGCATTGCCGCGATCTGCTTCGCCCGTTTAGTGTCGGGTGATGACGACTTGAATGGTTCAAAAGTTGTGAATGAGTACCTGCGCTGGGTGTCGATGTCGACGAGCGCTGTTGAGACTGCCTCAAGACCGTTTCGCTGGTCTTTGCGATTAAGGGTTCCTGGGATGCGAAGTAGACGCGACAGGTCGGTGGTATGATCGCCGCCGACCGCGTCGGCGATTCCCGCCAACACATCTTGCACCAGCGTGGCGTTCGGACTGAGGCGGGAGATATGTCGGCGCTGATCCAAATATGCCTTGTCACCATTCTCGGCGATGTACTTGCGAGGTTTCTTTTGCCCCTCACGAGTCAGTGACCACTCGATTTCGACTGGTGGTGGATCGCCGGCGTCATCAATCTGAAATGGCGTATCTAGTAGCCAGTAAAGATGCACGCCATTGCCGCTATTCACGCTGATCGACGGCAATGGGAGCCCCGCCTTCAAGAGGCGGCTGTGAGCCTCTTCGACGGTCACATGATCGATGTCGGTCCACAGTGCGCGCACCGTCCGTATCTGCCAAGCCAAGTCATATTCGCCCTTATTGCCCACTCTCGGACAGACGCCGAAGAAGAGGTTGAGCCGTTCGTGTTCGGCGATACGCAGCAGGCGCCCCAGTGCGACCTTGATGAGATGCGGCACAGCCTTGCAGTAATTTGTGTTGGAATAATCGACGCGACTACGCTTCTTGCCATCCTCGGTCCACGTCTCGATCGGCCGAAACAGGATTGTGTCTGTTTCCGAAAAGAGCGCAGCGAGAAACGTTGCACCCATCTCGACCGCTGGATTAGAAGGTGCGACATAACGTTCTTCAAAGTTGCTTGCGCCATCCATGGGAGCATGCTCCACATTGCAGTGATCGATGCCTGCCTACTTCGGTGGCTGTTCCTACTAGCTCGATCACACGATATTTCACTTCCATACTATGAGAGTTCACGGCGGCGGTGGATATCGATTTGACAACTCACATGCGCGGCATGTGCGCGAGCGCAAACGGACATGCGCCACACATGAGTTTCGCTGCGCACGCATTCTGCCTATGACATGTCTGTGATCCGCATGAAGAATGGCGCCCAAGATTACAGGCGAGACTCTCACAGCTGGTCGGCTGCTAACTCCAGTGACAATCTCCGTGCCACCATCGCGTAAAATGACTGGACTTCGAGCGCCGACCGGGCATCATGGACCCGAGTTTGGTCTGATCGCCGCGCGACCGCTATCGACACGGTGGCTTTCGGGCGAGCGGATTGCCGAAGCTCGCCGCGTCTGGTCGAAGGCCTACGGGCGCGTGATCAGTGACGAAGAGGCCGTGGAGATCCTCACTAATATTCGCCGGCTCGCCGAGGTCGTGGTGCGAGCCGAAGAGGAGAAGCAGAGATCATGAATGTGGTTTTATGGGCCAGAGTTTCTTCCCGAGAACAACGGGAAGGATATTCGCTCGACGCTCAGCTTCGCTTGAGCCGCGAACGGGCGCAGTCCCATGGCTGGCACATCGTTCGCGAATTCGTAGTCGCCGAATCGGCCAAGCGTGGGGCGGAACGGCTGGTCTTCAATGAGATGCTGGCGTGGGTGAAGTCTCAATCGAAGCGAGAGAAGATCCAGGCAATTCTGAGCCACAAACTCGACCGCGTATGTCGGAACATGCGGGATGCTGTGCGCCTGCAAGAATTGGAAGATGCCTGCGGCGTTCATCTGGCCTTCGTCGACAATCAATTTGGGCCCGGCGCTGCAGGTGCACTTTCCTTCAACGTAATGGCCGCCGTCGCGCAGTACTACAGTGACAACCTACGGTCCGAAGTACTGAAAGGCATGGACGAGAAGGTTCGCCAGGGATGGCCCACGGGCCTAGCGCCATTTGGCTATCTCAATGTGGACAACTCCGAGGAACCCGTCCAGCCGCACCCAGAGAGGTCTCAAACGTTAGTGCGCATCTTCGAACTTTACGCATCCGGTGCTCACACGCTAAAAACCCTCGCCGACCAGCTTGAACGCGAAGGCCACGTATTTCGCCAGAGTCAGCCGCGCTTTAATCGCACGGCATTGTCTTGGATATTAAGCAACCACTTTTACATCGGCGAGTTGCAACGCAATGGCCAAATCTTTGAGGGGCGCTATCAACGGCTCATTGATCGGACGACCTTCGACATCTGCCAGGACATCCTTAATGGTCGAAATCGCCGAACTGGGGCTCCCCAGCATCCATTCGCCGGCGGCTTGTTCAGATGTGCCCACTGCGGGCAATCGATTACCGGTGAACGTATCCGTCGTAAGCTAAGAGGAGGCGCGATCCGAGAACATATTTATTATCGCTGCGCGAATAACAACCCTGGCCCAAGTCATCCGAAAGTCCGCTGGAAGGCCGAAGATCTCGAGGAGGCCATTGTCGCGGACTTGGACATGATGCGTTTGGCATCACCCGAGATCGCGGCTTGGATGCGCACGGAGCTGAGCGCCGCAACAGCCGATCTGACGGCGTCGCGACGACGGCAAGGTAGCTTGTTGGCCAAACGAAAGAGCGAATTGGCAGCCATGCAAAATCGGCTGCTAAATGCGTACCTCGCGGGCACTGTCGACGAGGAAGTCTATAAGAGCAAACATCATGAGCTAAATACTGAGGCTGCCAAGGCGGCTGAAGCCTTGGCTCGACTGGGGGATGTCGACCCCGTTCGCGAACAATCCGTCCTGAAGCTATTCGATTGGACGCAGCGAGCGGCGGAAGTGTGGCGTCGTTCAAACAGTGCTGTTCGGCGAGAGATCCTTGATACGCTCTGTTTGAACCGTATGTTGAGCGACGTAAACCTAATCACTCAAAAGAGAAAGCCCTTCGACCTTTTCGCCAAAGGGCTCGAAACGAAGAATAGTCGGGGCGACAGGATTTGAACCTGCGACCTCAGCGTCCCGAACGCTGCGCTCTAGCCAGGCTGAGCTACGCCCCGCATGTTGCAACTGATTGCTGTGCCGCCAGTTGCGTTGCGAATTCCTACGCACGACTTGCCAGAAGTCGCGTCTGTCACGGCGATCGAGCCACGACAATAGCGAGAGTATACCGATTGCGGCATCGAACCACTACCCCAGCGGCCGCATGTCGATTGGCGGGCTGCGGCTGGGTCCGAACTCCCCAAAACATCAGATCTGGGTGCTGCTTTGTTTATTGGTTGCGGCAAGTCCGCACGAGCGATTAAACCCGCAAACTCTTTTACGGCTAGAGCCATCGAAGCCCCCGCAATCCGCCGCATTTGCACCGTTTTCATTCGATGCCACCGAATATAGCGCTATTTCGGTTCAGGACCTTTACCCTGCTCACGCACTGTTCGCGTGATTCTCAGCACGTCCGTCAAAGTCCGTCCTTTTCGACTTCGGCACACGGTCGTACCCGCTGCGCCGAGGCGAGTCAAGCAGACTGAAAAGCCGATAATTTGGTGATGCGTAAACACGGAATCCAACCTCCGAGAAAGGCCAGCCATGGGGCATCACGACCGCAGCCGGCAGACAGAGACTTGAGCTGCATGATATTGATTCTCGAGCTTCGCGCCGCCTCTCGTCCAACAATATCGACTCGTAGATTCGCGTTCGCGCAGAAATGATCGTCGCAAGTACTCGACAGAACTGTACCTTGGAACCTAAAGGAATGACTGCCTCGACATTCGCACCTGGCCCCTCTTCGGACACTGTTCGGACCACCGAGGGCAAGATTCTCGGGATGCCTGCCGGTTGGACGTTGCTCGCTCCTGGTGACGCGGCGCTGACGCGGCGAGTTAAAGCGGCGGGTGAACATTGGGTCGTGCAGGAGAAACGAGGGCGGAGGATTTTTTCGCGAGGCATCTGGGCGCCCGCCGCGACGATCGATCGCTTGCGTGATGCACTTGCCGTCGAACGATCTACCGAAGGATATGCGAAACGCCGGTCTGCCGACGTACGCCGCCGAGAAGCATCACAAGCGGAATATGTTGAAGACTTTCAGGCAGCGGTGGTGTCGTTTCTGGCATTTCATCCGGCTCACGGCCATCTCGCCCAAACACTTGCGCGGGCTGTGACCGATCACGCCACTCCGGTCGGCAGCGGCACCGTGGCTCGAACAAAACGCATTCCCATCGAGCAGCGAGCCGAAGCCGCGGTGATTGCCTGGATGCGTCACCAGACGACCAGTTATGACGAGATGGAAATCCCCAGGGTGCGCGGGAA is a genomic window containing:
- a CDS encoding DNA modification methylase, yielding MKIELRKLTDIKPYPSNPRLNDDAVDAVAASIRAFGFRQPIVVDSEGVIICGHTRWKASQRLSLDEVPVHVATDLSAEQIKAYRIADNQSASLAEWDPELLPIELAELQALNFDLGLLGFEQDELAKLLNPDLVEGLCDPDDIPAPPDEATTHPGDLWILGNHRLLCADSSKPEDVDRLLGGAIIHLVNTDPPYNVKVEPRSNNAIAAGLSSFAGPKHHQSLDVARHPGKAKPTSRKLRPKDRPLANDFVTDEAFDQLLADWFGNMARVLAPGRGFYIWGGYANCANYPPVLKATGLYFSQAIIWVKEHPVLTRKDFMGNHEWCFYGWREGAAHQWLGPTNATDVWSVKKVNPQSMVHLTEKPTELAVRAMRYSSREGENVLDLFGGSGSTLIAAEQTGRHAFLMELDALYCDVIVERWEKFTGRKAELARGDRNDLRPAAACSS
- a CDS encoding recombinase family protein — protein: MNVVLWARVSSREQREGYSLDAQLRLSRERAQSHGWHIVREFVVAESAKRGAERLVFNEMLAWVKSQSKREKIQAILSHKLDRVCRNMRDAVRLQELEDACGVHLAFVDNQFGPGAAGALSFNVMAAVAQYYSDNLRSEVLKGMDEKVRQGWPTGLAPFGYLNVDNSEEPVQPHPERSQTLVRIFELYASGAHTLKTLADQLEREGHVFRQSQPRFNRTALSWILSNHFYIGELQRNGQIFEGRYQRLIDRTTFDICQDILNGRNRRTGAPQHPFAGGLFRCAHCGQSITGERIRRKLRGGAIREHIYYRCANNNPGPSHPKVRWKAEDLEEAIVADLDMMRLASPEIAAWMRTELSAATADLTASRRRQGSLLAKRKSELAAMQNRLLNAYLAGTVDEEVYKSKHHELNTEAAKAAEALARLGDVDPVREQSVLKLFDWTQRAAEVWRRSNSAVRREILDTLCLNRMLSDVNLITQKRKPFDLFAKGLETKNSRGDRI
- a CDS encoding DUF2293 domain-containing protein, with amino-acid sequence MTASTFAPGPSSDTVRTTEGKILGMPAGWTLLAPGDAALTRRVKAAGEHWVVQEKRGRRIFSRGIWAPAATIDRLRDALAVERSTEGYAKRRSADVRRREASQAEYVEDFQAAVVSFLAFHPAHGHLAQTLARAVTDHATPVGSGTVARTKRIPIEQRAEAAVIAWMRHQTTSYDEMEIPRVRGKRREVRRLLAQRSKQLLARYRSNDSQDGACPLQAALVRAQ